One window of Cygnus atratus isolate AKBS03 ecotype Queensland, Australia chromosome 17, CAtr_DNAZoo_HiC_assembly, whole genome shotgun sequence genomic DNA carries:
- the LOC118259603 gene encoding apelin receptor A-like: MEYAGAEADYYYGEEEGNETGEACEWQADWEASFSLLPVLYMLVFVLGLSGNGLVLLTVWRGPRAKRRSADAYIGNLALADLAFVVTLPLWAAYTALRFHWPFGAALCKLSSYLVLLNMFASAFCLGGLSAERYRAVARAAPPPRAAPRRPAAAALGPLAALWAAAAAAALPALLLREARRGPRNRTLCDLELGGAARAAAALSLGTTALGFAAPLLLMAVCYCCVGAAVRRHLRPRRAEAAARRRLLRLIAALVAVFAGCWLPFHLLKSLFVLAAAGLLELPCALLGLISRLHPYATCLAYLNSCLNPLLYAFIDGRFRAQCRLLLGLRGARPPPAAAASSTLSGQTQRSEVPSGGTKV; the protein is encoded by the coding sequence ATGGAGTACGCGGGCGCGGAAGCGGACTACTACtacggggaggaggagggcaacGAGACGGGGGAGGCGTGCGAGTGGCAGGCGGACTGGGAGGCGTCCTTCTCGCTGCTGCCCGTGCTCTACATGCTGGTCTTCGTGCTGGGGCTGTCCGGCAACGGGCTGGTGCTGCTGACGGTGTGGCGCGGCCCGCGGGCCAAGCGCCGCTCCGCCGACGCCTACATCGGGAACCTGGCGCTGGCCGACCTGGCCTTCGTGGTGACGCTGCCGCTCTGGGCCGCCTACACGGCGCTGCGCTTCCACTGGCCCTTCGGCGCGGCGCTCTGCAAGCTCAGCAGCTACCTGGTGCTGCTCAACATGTTCGCCTCCGCCTTCTGCCTGGGCGGCCTCAGCGCCGAGCGCTACCGCGCCGTggcccgcgccgcgccgccgccccgcgccgccccgcgccgccccgccgccgccgcgctgggCCCGCTGGCGGCGCTctgggcggcggcggcggcggcggcgctccCCGCGCTGCTGCTGCGCGAGGCGCGGCGGGGGCCGCGCAACCGCACGCTCTGCGACCTGGAGCtgggcggcgcggcgcgggcggcggcggcgctcaGCCTGGGCACCACGGCGCTGGGCTTCGCGGCGCCGCTGCTGCTGATGGCCGTCTGCTACTGCTGCGTGGGCGCCGCCGTTCGCCGCCACCTGCGCCCGCGGCGCGccgaggcggcggcgcggcggcggctgctgcggCTCATCGCCGCGCTGGTGGCCGTCTTCGccggctgctggctgcccttcCACCTGCTCAAGAGCCTCTTCGTGCTGGCCGCCGCcgggctgctggagctgccgTGCGCGCTGCTCGGCCTCATCTCCCGCCTGCACCCCTACGCTACCTGCCTCGCCTACCTCAACAGCTGCCTCAACCCGCTGCTCTACGCCTTCATCGACGGGCGGTTCCGCGCCCAGTGCcgcctgctgctggggctgcgtggggcgcgccccccgcccgccgccgccgcctcctccacGCTCAGCGGCCAGACTCAGCGCTCCGAGGTGCCTTCGGGGGGCACCAAGGTGTAG